One Xenopus tropicalis strain Nigerian chromosome 8, UCB_Xtro_10.0, whole genome shotgun sequence genomic window carries:
- the mlh3 gene encoding DNA mismatch repair protein Mlh3 isoform X2 translates to MIRCLKKEVQHKLRSGVTISSVGQCVEELVLNSIDALSTCIAVRIDLETVRIQVVDNGSGLCPEDLDRLGMRYFTSKCHSLNDLENLKFHGFRGEAIASIADVSSIVEISSKCKNTSKTFYKLIQNGKLLSVQEANTSRPSAGTTFSVYNLFYNLPVRRKCMDQTVEFENIRQRVESLSLIHPSISFSLKNDAMHSVVLQLAKTKDVCSRFCQIYGLPRSQKLCEIQHKVREFDMWGYISCEGHYNKRMQYLYVNNRLVLKTKLHQHIDFLLRKESLICKPKNINVGKTSSPGRSRSCQELYGIFIININCHYSEYDVCFEPAKTLIEFKDWDTVLRFVEEGVKAFLKREKLYVEPPKEDTLGKSESNFIACTDFQLVKKQDIEVFKDACCNVRHNYENSILQSKSVCRTANVSTQVLNVNATIHNDTSESTHDSILECNTDKISKSRRFSPRNCNENEFCAAPTTECQQDTGEKCNADTFSHAECSELPNNSCCAVIQIDACENENSAQEKQTDGQCGAEQCNTQSAATLCNYKDLTVDESASGIGCFRLLNHLCPNPSMHSSKAEGLFKLFSRPGPLSGQEMFKNNSHTLNSSTRPNSKGSLPSYSKITEERKKITVSKNVSFANAEPRTTISNSTKKNCNRLLGLVAQRESLETFKQYFGKLQASTSCQSAPATVTSDTSLYLKHTDLNLCQNNSSKNTHCNEVVEENFTSSNNLMFQFPVNEITSSEEILIPMSQNPKSPDPQHPKESPLTLPHYERLKQTGSSAQITFGSLAAKLSKLKQGEKVDSCVNATNLKELLNVSVHSDDKTTMDGQRTQNSGPGKIQDSTAMKFLEPCVTQAIHANISNLYEQSSFKVPLSVPSVSCCEDSGGFVSADWFQCYEESLGKHVYLNTATGLSSYICPKMDDSTICTKDLTTTAVNIVCNNDNSENSILKSLFSEWENPVFTRHPEVAVDVSRGQTNTLAVKIHNILYPYRFTKEMMHSVKVLQQVDNKFIACLMNTKMKEGSEQDGNLLVLVDQHAAHERVRLEQLIADSYESAPEDDSGRRQLKMSVISPPLELNVTEIQYRLLRVLARSSQSIGLSLSFPDTQGPCVLVSAVPVCFVEREANELHRRRSTVAKNLVQEFLQEQVELLQMTRRAGGTIPLTVLKVLASQACHGAIKFNDQLSLDDCKHLMQCLSRCSLPFQCAHGRPAILPLADMLHLEPCDQILAKPNLKSLKRQCRAWELTKGNHLPIPNKQDTEPTIPKKVATQQPNNSLANETMKVIIEEVMALPNNEEL, encoded by the exons ATGATTCGATGCTTGAAAAAAGAAGTACAACACAAACTACGGTCAGGAGTCACCATCAGTTCAGTTGGACAATGTGTTGAGGAACTGGTCTTAAACAGCATTGATGCTCTTTCAACATGTATTGCTGTGCGCATTGATTTGGAAACTGTCAGAATCCAAGTGGTAGATAATGGTAGTGGATTGTGCCCAGAAGATTTGGACAGATTGGGTATGCGTTATTTTACAAGCAAATGCCATTCCTTAAACGACTTGGAAAACTTAAAGTTTCATGGTTTTCGGGGGGAAGCCATAGCAAGCATTGCTGATGTTTCTAGCATAGTGGAAATATCATCTAAATGCAAGAACAcatcaaaaacattttataaacttaTTCAGAATGGAAAACTACTCAGTGTGCAAGAAGCAAATACCAGTAGGCCTAGTGCAGGTACTACATTTTCAGTCTACAATCTTTTCTATAACTTGCCAGTGCGGAGAAAATGCATGGACCAAACTGTTGAATTTGAGAACATACGCCAGAGAGTGGAATCTTTGTCTCTCATACACCCCTCAATTTCTTTCTCATTGAAAAATGATGCTATGCATTCTGTAGTTTTGCAGCTGGCCAAAACCAAGGATGTGTGTTCTCGTTTTTGTCAGATTTACGGGCTACCTAGGTCTCAAAAGCTTTGTGAGATCCAGCATAAAGTGAGGGAGTTTGACATGTGGGGTTATATCAGCTGTGAAGGCCATTACAATAAAAGAATGCAATATCTGTATGTTAACAATAGACTTGTTCTCAAAACAAAATTGCATCAGCATATCgattttttattaagaaaagaAAGTTTGATCTGCAAacctaaaaatataaatgtaggaAAAACAAGTAGTCCAGGTAGAAGTCGTTCATGTCAAGAGCTTTATGGaatctttataataaatattaattgccACTATTCAGAATATGATGTTTGCTTTGAGCCAGCAAAAACATTAATTGAATTCAAGGACTGGGACACTGTATTGCGATTTGTTGAAGAAGGTGTTAAGGCATTCTTAAAAAGAGAGAAATTATATGTAGAGCCACCCAAAGAAGATACACTTGGAAAGTCTGAAAGTAACTTTATCGCTTGTACAGATTTTCAGCTGGTAAAAAAGCAAGATATAGAGGTTTTTAAGGATGCATGTTGTAATGTAAGACACAATTATGAAAACTCAATTCTTCAGTCAAAATCAGTGTGCAGAACTGCTAATGTTAGCACACAAGTTTTAAATGTTAATGCTACTATTCACAATGACACAAGTGAATCAACACATGACTCTATTCTTGAATGTAACACTGATAAAATATCAAAGTCAAGGAGATTTTCTCCCAGAAACTGCAATGAAAATGAATTTTGTGCAGCCCCCACCACTGAATGTCAGCAAGACACTGGTGAGAAATGTAATGCAGATACTTTCAGTCATGCTGAATGTTCAGAATTACCGAATAATTCCTGTTGTGCTGTGATACAAATAGATGcatgtgaaaatgaaaattcTGCTCAAGAAAAACAAACTGATGGACAATGTGGAGCTGAACAATGCAACACCCAGTCTGCAGCTACATTGTGTAACTACAAGGACTTAACTGTTGATGAATCAGCCAGTGGTATAGGCTGCTTCAGGCTGCTAAATCATTTATGTCCAAATCCCAGTATGCATTCTAGTAAAGCTGAAGGTCTGTTTAAATTATTCTCCCGACCAGGTCCTTTAAGTGGCcaggaaatgtttaaaaataattcacATACTTTAAACAGTAGTACAAGGCCAAATAGCAAAGGCAGTTTGCCATCATACAGTAAAATaacagaagaaagaaaaaaaataacagtatcAAAGAATGTATCCTTTGCTAATGCAGAACCTAGAACTACCATCTCAAATTCCACAAAGAAAAATTGTAACAGACTGCTCGGTTTGGTTGCACAAAGAGAATCTTTGGAgacatttaaacaatattttggaAAATTGCAAGCATCAACTTCTTGCCAGTCTGCCCCAGCTACTGTCACTTCAGATACATCCTTATATCTAAAACACACTGACCTAAATCTGTGTCAGAATAATAGCTCAAAAAATACTCATTGCAATGAGGTGGTAGAGGAAAATTTTACATCTTCAAATAATCTAATGTTCCAGTTTCCAGTGAATGAAATAACCTCTTCAGAAGAAATTCTAATACCAATGAGTCAGAATCCTAAAAGCCCTGACCCACAACATCCCAAAGAGAGTCCTTTGACCTTGCCACACTATGAAAGGCTAAAGCAGACTGGATCCAGTGCACAAATCACTTTTGGTTCATTGGCAGCAAAGCTAAGCAAACTTAAGCAGGGAGAAAAAGTGGATTCATGTGTGAATGCGACAAATCTCAAGGAGTTGCTTAATGTTTCAGTACATTCAGATGACAAAACAACAATGGATGGCCAGAGAACACAAAATTCTGGTCCTGGCAAAATACAGGACAGTACAGCTATGAAATTTCTAGAACCTTGTGTAACACAAGCTATTCATGCAAACATATCTAATTTATATGAGCAAAGTAGCTTTAAAGTGCCACTTTCTGTTCCTTCTGTAAGCTGTTGTGAAGATTCTGGTGGTTTTGTCTCTGCTGATTGGTTTCAGTGTTATGAAGAGTCTCTTGGAAAACATGTTTACCTTAACACCGCAACAGGACTCAGCAGTTACATTTGTCCGAAGATGGATGACAGCACAATCTGCACCAAAGATTTAACTACCACAGCTGTGAACATAGTTTGCAATAATG ATAATTCAGAAAACAGTATCCTGAAGTCCTTGTTCTCAGAATGGGAAAATCCAGTGTTTACTCGCCATCCTGAG GTGGCTGTGGATGTGAGCAGGGGACAGACAAATACTCTGGCAGTAAAAATTCACAATATATTGTATCCATATCGTTTCACAAAGGAAATGATGCACTCTGTGAAG GTTCTTCAGCAGGTGGACAATAAATTCATTGCTTGTTTGATGAACACAAAGATGAAGGAGGGATCAGAGCAAG ATGGAAATCTCCTTGTGCTGGTGGATCAGCATGCTGCTCATGAACGTGTCCGTCTGGAACAACTTATTGCAG ATTCCTATGAGTCAGCACCAGAGGATGATTCAGGGAGGCGACAACTGAAGATGTCTGTTATCAGTCCTCCCCTGGAACTGAATGTGACAGAGATTCAGTACCGGCTTCTTAG GGTCCTTGCTAGGAGTTCGCAAAGTATTGGCTTGTCTCTGTCATTTCCTGATACTCAAGGTCCATGTGTCCTGGTGTCAGCAGTCCCTGTGTGTTTTGTAGAGAGAGAAGCAAATGAATTACATCGTAGAAGGTCAACAGTAGCTAAAAACCTTGTGCAG GAGTTTCTACAAGAACAGGTGGAG CTGTTGCAGATGACGAGACGAGCAGGTGGTACCATTCCACTGACAGTACTGAAGGTTTTGGCATCACAAGCTTGTCATG GTGCTATCAAATTCAATGATCAGCTTAGTTTGGATGACTGCAAGCACCTGATGCAGTGCCTGTCACGTTGTAGCCTTCCATTTCAGTGCGCACATGGGAGACCTGCAATCCTACCACTTGCAGACATGCTGCATCTTGAGCCTTGTGACCAG ATTCTGGCAAAACCTAACCTTAAAAGTCTGAAGAGACAGTGCAGAGCCTGGGAGCTGACTAAAGGGAACCACCTCCCCATTCCAAATAAGCAAGACACAGAGCCTACCATCCCAAAAAAGGTAGCAACCCAGCAGCCAAATAATTCATTGGCTAATGAAACAATGAAGGTCATCATTGAAGAGGTAATGGCTTTACCCAACAACGAGGAATTATGA
- the mlh3 gene encoding DNA mismatch repair protein Mlh3 isoform X1 gives MIRCLKKEVQHKLRSGVTISSVGQCVEELVLNSIDALSTCIAVRIDLETVRIQVVDNGSGLCPEDLDRLGMRYFTSKCHSLNDLENLKFHGFRGEAIASIADVSSIVEISSKCKNTSKTFYKLIQNGKLLSVQEANTSRPSAGTTFSVYNLFYNLPVRRKCMDQTVEFENIRQRVESLSLIHPSISFSLKNDAMHSVVLQLAKTKDVCSRFCQIYGLPRSQKLCEIQHKVREFDMWGYISCEGHYNKRMQYLYVNNRLVLKTKLHQHIDFLLRKESLICKPKNINVGKTSSPGRSRSCQELYGIFIININCHYSEYDVCFEPAKTLIEFKDWDTVLRFVEEGVKAFLKREKLYVEPPKEDTLGKSESNFIACTDFQLVKKQDIEVFKDACCNVRHNYENSILQSKSVCRTANVSTQVLNVNATIHNDTSESTHDSILECNTDKISKSRRFSPRNCNENEFCAAPTTECQQDTGEKCNADTFSHAECSELPNNSCCAVIQIDACENENSAQEKQTDGQCGAEQCNTQSAATLCNYKDLTVDESASGIGCFRLLNHLCPNPSMHSSKAEGLFKLFSRPGPLSGQEMFKNNSHTLNSSTRPNSKGSLPSYSKITEERKKITVSKNVSFANAEPRTTISNSTKKNCNRLLGLVAQRESLETFKQYFGKLQASTSCQSAPATVTSDTSLYLKHTDLNLCQNNSSKNTHCNEVVEENFTSSNNLMFQFPVNEITSSEEILIPMSQNPKSPDPQHPKESPLTLPHYERLKQTGSSAQITFGSLAAKLSKLKQGEKVDSCVNATNLKELLNVSVHSDDKTTMDGQRTQNSGPGKIQDSTAMKFLEPCVTQAIHANISNLYEQSSFKVPLSVPSVSCCEDSGGFVSADWFQCYEESLGKHVYLNTATGLSSYICPKMDDSTICTKDLTTTAVNIVCNNGFQYQCYPFRSDALVPFLPRPREERAHAKLNTDNSENSILKSLFSEWENPVFTRHPEVAVDVSRGQTNTLAVKIHNILYPYRFTKEMMHSVKVLQQVDNKFIACLMNTKMKEGSEQDGNLLVLVDQHAAHERVRLEQLIADSYESAPEDDSGRRQLKMSVISPPLELNVTEIQYRLLRVLARSSQSIGLSLSFPDTQGPCVLVSAVPVCFVEREANELHRRRSTVAKNLVQEFLQEQVELLQMTRRAGGTIPLTVLKVLASQACHGAIKFNDQLSLDDCKHLMQCLSRCSLPFQCAHGRPAILPLADMLHLEPCDQILAKPNLKSLKRQCRAWELTKGNHLPIPNKQDTEPTIPKKVATQQPNNSLANETMKVIIEEVMALPNNEEL, from the exons ATGATTCGATGCTTGAAAAAAGAAGTACAACACAAACTACGGTCAGGAGTCACCATCAGTTCAGTTGGACAATGTGTTGAGGAACTGGTCTTAAACAGCATTGATGCTCTTTCAACATGTATTGCTGTGCGCATTGATTTGGAAACTGTCAGAATCCAAGTGGTAGATAATGGTAGTGGATTGTGCCCAGAAGATTTGGACAGATTGGGTATGCGTTATTTTACAAGCAAATGCCATTCCTTAAACGACTTGGAAAACTTAAAGTTTCATGGTTTTCGGGGGGAAGCCATAGCAAGCATTGCTGATGTTTCTAGCATAGTGGAAATATCATCTAAATGCAAGAACAcatcaaaaacattttataaacttaTTCAGAATGGAAAACTACTCAGTGTGCAAGAAGCAAATACCAGTAGGCCTAGTGCAGGTACTACATTTTCAGTCTACAATCTTTTCTATAACTTGCCAGTGCGGAGAAAATGCATGGACCAAACTGTTGAATTTGAGAACATACGCCAGAGAGTGGAATCTTTGTCTCTCATACACCCCTCAATTTCTTTCTCATTGAAAAATGATGCTATGCATTCTGTAGTTTTGCAGCTGGCCAAAACCAAGGATGTGTGTTCTCGTTTTTGTCAGATTTACGGGCTACCTAGGTCTCAAAAGCTTTGTGAGATCCAGCATAAAGTGAGGGAGTTTGACATGTGGGGTTATATCAGCTGTGAAGGCCATTACAATAAAAGAATGCAATATCTGTATGTTAACAATAGACTTGTTCTCAAAACAAAATTGCATCAGCATATCgattttttattaagaaaagaAAGTTTGATCTGCAAacctaaaaatataaatgtaggaAAAACAAGTAGTCCAGGTAGAAGTCGTTCATGTCAAGAGCTTTATGGaatctttataataaatattaattgccACTATTCAGAATATGATGTTTGCTTTGAGCCAGCAAAAACATTAATTGAATTCAAGGACTGGGACACTGTATTGCGATTTGTTGAAGAAGGTGTTAAGGCATTCTTAAAAAGAGAGAAATTATATGTAGAGCCACCCAAAGAAGATACACTTGGAAAGTCTGAAAGTAACTTTATCGCTTGTACAGATTTTCAGCTGGTAAAAAAGCAAGATATAGAGGTTTTTAAGGATGCATGTTGTAATGTAAGACACAATTATGAAAACTCAATTCTTCAGTCAAAATCAGTGTGCAGAACTGCTAATGTTAGCACACAAGTTTTAAATGTTAATGCTACTATTCACAATGACACAAGTGAATCAACACATGACTCTATTCTTGAATGTAACACTGATAAAATATCAAAGTCAAGGAGATTTTCTCCCAGAAACTGCAATGAAAATGAATTTTGTGCAGCCCCCACCACTGAATGTCAGCAAGACACTGGTGAGAAATGTAATGCAGATACTTTCAGTCATGCTGAATGTTCAGAATTACCGAATAATTCCTGTTGTGCTGTGATACAAATAGATGcatgtgaaaatgaaaattcTGCTCAAGAAAAACAAACTGATGGACAATGTGGAGCTGAACAATGCAACACCCAGTCTGCAGCTACATTGTGTAACTACAAGGACTTAACTGTTGATGAATCAGCCAGTGGTATAGGCTGCTTCAGGCTGCTAAATCATTTATGTCCAAATCCCAGTATGCATTCTAGTAAAGCTGAAGGTCTGTTTAAATTATTCTCCCGACCAGGTCCTTTAAGTGGCcaggaaatgtttaaaaataattcacATACTTTAAACAGTAGTACAAGGCCAAATAGCAAAGGCAGTTTGCCATCATACAGTAAAATaacagaagaaagaaaaaaaataacagtatcAAAGAATGTATCCTTTGCTAATGCAGAACCTAGAACTACCATCTCAAATTCCACAAAGAAAAATTGTAACAGACTGCTCGGTTTGGTTGCACAAAGAGAATCTTTGGAgacatttaaacaatattttggaAAATTGCAAGCATCAACTTCTTGCCAGTCTGCCCCAGCTACTGTCACTTCAGATACATCCTTATATCTAAAACACACTGACCTAAATCTGTGTCAGAATAATAGCTCAAAAAATACTCATTGCAATGAGGTGGTAGAGGAAAATTTTACATCTTCAAATAATCTAATGTTCCAGTTTCCAGTGAATGAAATAACCTCTTCAGAAGAAATTCTAATACCAATGAGTCAGAATCCTAAAAGCCCTGACCCACAACATCCCAAAGAGAGTCCTTTGACCTTGCCACACTATGAAAGGCTAAAGCAGACTGGATCCAGTGCACAAATCACTTTTGGTTCATTGGCAGCAAAGCTAAGCAAACTTAAGCAGGGAGAAAAAGTGGATTCATGTGTGAATGCGACAAATCTCAAGGAGTTGCTTAATGTTTCAGTACATTCAGATGACAAAACAACAATGGATGGCCAGAGAACACAAAATTCTGGTCCTGGCAAAATACAGGACAGTACAGCTATGAAATTTCTAGAACCTTGTGTAACACAAGCTATTCATGCAAACATATCTAATTTATATGAGCAAAGTAGCTTTAAAGTGCCACTTTCTGTTCCTTCTGTAAGCTGTTGTGAAGATTCTGGTGGTTTTGTCTCTGCTGATTGGTTTCAGTGTTATGAAGAGTCTCTTGGAAAACATGTTTACCTTAACACCGCAACAGGACTCAGCAGTTACATTTGTCCGAAGATGGATGACAGCACAATCTGCACCAAAGATTTAACTACCACAGCTGTGAACATAGTTTGCAATAATG GATTTCAGTACCAGTGTTATCCATTTAGGAGTGATGCCCTTGTGCCATTTCTTCCTAGACCACGTGAAGAAAGAGCACATGCAAAACTTAATACAG ATAATTCAGAAAACAGTATCCTGAAGTCCTTGTTCTCAGAATGGGAAAATCCAGTGTTTACTCGCCATCCTGAG GTGGCTGTGGATGTGAGCAGGGGACAGACAAATACTCTGGCAGTAAAAATTCACAATATATTGTATCCATATCGTTTCACAAAGGAAATGATGCACTCTGTGAAG GTTCTTCAGCAGGTGGACAATAAATTCATTGCTTGTTTGATGAACACAAAGATGAAGGAGGGATCAGAGCAAG ATGGAAATCTCCTTGTGCTGGTGGATCAGCATGCTGCTCATGAACGTGTCCGTCTGGAACAACTTATTGCAG ATTCCTATGAGTCAGCACCAGAGGATGATTCAGGGAGGCGACAACTGAAGATGTCTGTTATCAGTCCTCCCCTGGAACTGAATGTGACAGAGATTCAGTACCGGCTTCTTAG GGTCCTTGCTAGGAGTTCGCAAAGTATTGGCTTGTCTCTGTCATTTCCTGATACTCAAGGTCCATGTGTCCTGGTGTCAGCAGTCCCTGTGTGTTTTGTAGAGAGAGAAGCAAATGAATTACATCGTAGAAGGTCAACAGTAGCTAAAAACCTTGTGCAG GAGTTTCTACAAGAACAGGTGGAG CTGTTGCAGATGACGAGACGAGCAGGTGGTACCATTCCACTGACAGTACTGAAGGTTTTGGCATCACAAGCTTGTCATG GTGCTATCAAATTCAATGATCAGCTTAGTTTGGATGACTGCAAGCACCTGATGCAGTGCCTGTCACGTTGTAGCCTTCCATTTCAGTGCGCACATGGGAGACCTGCAATCCTACCACTTGCAGACATGCTGCATCTTGAGCCTTGTGACCAG ATTCTGGCAAAACCTAACCTTAAAAGTCTGAAGAGACAGTGCAGAGCCTGGGAGCTGACTAAAGGGAACCACCTCCCCATTCCAAATAAGCAAGACACAGAGCCTACCATCCCAAAAAAGGTAGCAACCCAGCAGCCAAATAATTCATTGGCTAATGAAACAATGAAGGTCATCATTGAAGAGGTAATGGCTTTACCCAACAACGAGGAATTATGA